AGGCGACGTGCCGCTCCAACTGACGCCGGTTGGCCAGGCCGGTCAGCGGGTCGGTCAGCGCCTCGCCCTCGTAGCGGGCCGCCTCCCGGCGCATCTCCTCGTGGTCGATCCGGGCCGCGATGCCGTCGATGTAGACGTCCCGCAGCCGGTCGTTGCGCTGTGCGGCCAGCCGGAACGCCCGCCGGTCGGCGCGGTGCGCGGCGGCGTGGTCACCGGCCCGGGAGAGGGCGATGCTGCGCAGCCGGGACGCCTCCGCCGCACCGAGCGTCTCGGCCGACACCCGGGCCGAGTCCAGCCGGGTGATCGCCTCGATCGGGCGTTCGTCGGCGACCGCCAGGCACACGTGGCCGAGCTGGCGCATGTCCCGGGCCCGGGCGCTGTCACCGCCGTAGCCGAGCAGCCGGGCCGGTTCCGGGCCGACCGGGGCCGGGTCACCGAGCGCGGCCCGGCGGACGGCCGCGTAGCCGTACGCGGCGAGACTGCTCGGGCGCAGCCGGTCGGCCCGGCCGTCGGCGGTGAACCGGGACAGGTCGGCCGCGATGTCGCGGAGCACCCGCAGGCAGCCGTCGCTGTCGCCGTTGTGGTCCAGCGCGACGGCGTTGCGCAGCCGGATGCCCGGTGCGGCGAAGGTCTCCTCCGGGATGCCGGCGGCGGCGCCGTGCTGGCGGGCCCGTTCGATAGCGCCCAGCGCGTAGCCGTGGAAGCTGAGGTAGGAGTACGCCATCGCCAGGTCGTGCCAGCCCCAGGCGGTGTCCCGGTCGCGGTCCTCCGCCGCGCCGAGCGCGCGGGCCGCCCGGACCAGGTGGGTGACGCACCGGTCCAGCGCGCCCTGGTGGTGCGCGGCCAGCGCCGCCAACGCGTTGAGGTGCCCGTGCAGGTAGGGCTCGGGGAGGTCCCGGACGGCGCCGGAGGCGTCCTCGATGGCCCGGGTGAACTCGGCGGTCCGGCCGAGGTTGATCAGCGCGCAGAGCCGCTGCACCAGGGCGTCGGCCCTGGTGTACGGGTCGGTGGAGGTGCGCAGCACCCGGTCGAGCACCACGATCGCCTCGGCCGAGCGGCTGGCCTCCTGGAGGTGGCGGGCGTGCGTCAGGGCGTCAACCTGGTCGTCGACCCGGTCGAGCCACCCCACCTGGCGAACCTCCTGTCGGCGCGCGATCGGACGATCCGTGTCACCACCGGGACGGCGCGGTGACCTACCCGCACGTGTACGGCCGGCGACGCCTCATGATTATGTCGTGACCTCACTTCCACGCCACCCGTCCGAAGGGACAGAACGCGAGCGGCCCTCGCCGGTGGTGGCCCGTGCCGCCCGTACCCTCGCCGCCGCCGGGGTGGCCTCGGCCCGTTCCGAGGCGGAGCAGCTCGCCGCGTACGTGCTGGAGGTGCCCCGGGGGCGGCTGGCCCTCGCCGACGGCTTCACCCCGGCCCAGCGGGACCGGTACGACGCGCTGGTGGCCCGGCGGGCCGACCGTGAGCCGTTGCAGCACCTGACCGGGCGGGCCGGCTTCCGGCACCTGGAGCTGGCGGTCGGGCCGGGGGTCTTCGTGCCCCGCCCGGAGACGGAGTTGCTGGCCGGCTGGGGGATCGAGCGGGCGTCGACCCGACCGGCTCCGGTGGTGGTCGACCTGTGCAGTGGTTCCGGGGCGGTCGCGCTGGCGGTGGCCCAGGAGGTCCCGACGGCCCGGGTGGTGGCGGTGGAGCGGTCCCCCGCCGCGCTGGCCTGGCTGCGGCGCAACGCGGCGGGTCGGGCCGCCGCCGGGGACCGGCCGGTCGAGGTGGTGGCCGCCGACGTCACCGATCCGGGGCTGCTCGCCGACCTGGTCGGCGCGGTGGACGTGCTGCTGTGCAACCCGCCGTACGTGCCGCGTGCGGTGGTGGTCCCGCCGGAGGTGGCCGGGTTCGACCCGGACGAGGCGGTGTTCGGCGGGGCGGACGGGCTGGCGGTGGTCCGGCCGGTGCTGCGCCGGGCGGCCGACCTGCTGCGCCCCGGCGGTGACCTGGGTGTCGAGCACGACGACACGCATGGCGCGGCAGTGCCGGCGTTGCTCGCCGCGGACGGCCGGTACACGGCGGTGCGGGCGCACCGGGACCTGGCCGGCCGACCCCGGTTCGCCACCGCGTCCCGCGGGTCGGACGGCCCGCACGCCGTCCGCGGGCCGGCGTGGCAGACTGGCTCCTCGTGATGCTCTACGACTGTCGGTCGCCCGCCGACCGGGACCGCGGGGTGGCCGCGGCGATCGAGGCGGTCAAGAACGGCGAGCTGGTCGTTCTGCCCACCGACACGGTCTACGGGATCGGCGCGGACGCGTTCACCCCGTACGCGGTGCGGGCGCTCTCCGATGCCCGGGGCGGCAGCCAGCAGGCGCCGCCGGTGCTGATCGGCTCCCGGCACACCCTCGACGGCCTGGTCTTCTCGCTGCCCAAGGCGGCCCGGGACCTGGTGGAGGCGTTCTGGCCGGGGGCGTTGACCATCGTGGTGGAGCACTCGCCGAGCCTCGCCTGGGACCTGGGCGACGCCAGCGGCACGGTCGCGGTGCGGATGCCGCTGCACCCGGTGGCGCTGGAGGTGCTGCGGGAGACCGGCCCGATGGCGGTGGCCGCCGCCAACAAGGTGGGCCAGCCGGCCGCGGTGACCGCCGAGGAGGCCCGCGACCAGCTCAGTTACTCGGTGCGCGTCTATCTGGAGGCTGGCGCGTGCCCCGACCCGGTGCCGAGCACCATCGTCGACCTGACCGGTGAGACGCCCCGGCTGCTCCGGGCCGGCGCGATCGACCTGGACCAGCTCCGGGAGGTCGCGCCGGACGTCCTCGACGAGCGGAGCGCCTGAGTGCCGCCGTTCACCGTCCTGCACGTCTGCATGGGCAACATCTGCCGGTCCCCGATGGCCGAGCGGCTGCTGGTGCTGGCCGTCCGGGAGCGGCTGGGCCGGCTCGGTGTCGACCCGGCCGGCTCGGACGCGCTACTGCACAGCCACAGCGCCGGGACGGGCGGCTGGCACGCGGGGGAGGAGATGAACCCGCCCGCGGCAAGGCAGGTGCTGGGCCGGGGCGGTGACGTCGAGGGCTTCGCCGCCCGCAAGCTGCGCTCCGACCTGATCGACGCCGCCGACCTCGTCCTCACCGCCACCGCCGACCAGCAGGAGTACGTGGTGGCGTTGCGCCCGGACGCGGCCTCGCGCACCTTCGTGCTGAGGGAGTTCGGCCGGCTGCTCGGCGTGCTGGACACCGCCGCCCTGCCGCCGGCCCGGGCCGTCCCGGAGGCGGTGTACGCCCGGGGGGTCGCCCTGGTGGCGGCGGCCGACGCGGCGCGGCAGGGTGCGGCCGCGGTGCACTCCGACGACCTGGACGATCCGTGGGGCCGGGGCGACCAGTGCTTCAGCCGGGTGGCCGACGAGATCGAGGAGACGGTGCACCCGCTCACCTCGGCCCTGCTGCCCTGATTCGCCGCCGTTTCCACCCCGGTCGGTGGCCCTGGTGGCGGTGCGGTCTCGTCCGGGTGACCGGGGCGGCGTGTCCCGCTCCGCGCGCCGTGTCCGCCCCGCGCGCTTAATCCGTTTTTGCGGAAAGATGAGAGTTCGGGTGGTTTTGCGGGTCATGCTGAACGGGTCCTGACGACTCCGGCGGGGAGTACCGATGATCCGGACCCACCTCGACAAGGCGTTCACCGTGTTGCTCGCCGGCGTGCTCGCCGGACTGGTGCTGGCGGCGGCGGCCCTGCCGCTCGCCCTGGTGTTCGGCATCGGCTTCGGCGGGCTCGCGTCCTCCTACGCCGAACTGCCCAACACCCTGCGCGCCCCGCCCACCGCCCAACGCTCCACCCTGTACGCCGCCGACGGCGTCACCCTGATCACCTCGTTCTACACCGAGGACCGGGTGGACGTGCCGCTGACCAAGGTGGCCCCGGTGATGCGGCAGGCCATCGTCGCCGCCGAGGACGCCCGCTTCTACCAGCACCGGGGCGTCGACCCGCGGGGCGTGGTGCGGGCGTTCACCGCCAACCAGCGCGACGGCCGGGCCCGGCAGGGCGCCTCCACGCTGAGCATGCAGTACGTCCGCAACGTGCTCAGCAACGATCCCCGACTGACCAAGGAGCAGCGGAAGAAGGCCACCGAGATCAGCACGGCCCGCAAGCTCCAGGAGATGCGGTACGCCCTGGCGCTGGAGCGCGAGCTGAGCAAGGACGAGATCCTCACCCGCTACCTCAACATCGCCTACTTCGGCGCTGGGGCGTACGGCATCGCGGCGGCGACCAAACGCTACTTCTCCACCACCCCGGCCAGGCTGACCCTGGCCCAGGCGTCGCTGCTGGCGGGGCTGGTCCGGTCCCCGGACACCGACGACCCGATCAACGGCGACGCCGACGCGGCGCTGACCCGCCGGTCGTACGTGCTGGACCGGATGGTGGCGCTGGGCCAGGTGCCGCCGGCCGACGCGGCGGCGGCCCGGGACGCCCCGCTGGCGCTACGGCCCAGCCGGACACCGAACGACTGCACCGCCGTGCCCGAGCAGCGCAACGACTGGGGTTTCTTCTGCGACTGGTTCACCCAGTGGTGGAGCGACCAGCCCGCCTTCGGCGCCACCGCCGCCGAACGGCAGGACAACCTGCGCCGGGGTGGATTCCGGATCGTCTCCTCGCTCGACCCGGCCGTGCAGCGGGCGGCCGTGCGCCAGGTGGCCGACATCTACGACGTCGACGATCCCCGGGCCGCGCCGGTGGCGGTGGTCCAGCCGGGCACCGGACGGGTGCTCGCCCTGGCGGTGAACCGCAACTACAGCGTGGACCCCAACCCGGCCGGGCAGCGCAACCATCCGAACACGGTCAACCAGCTGATCGCCGGTGGCAACGGCATCGAGGGCTATCAGGCCGGCTCGACGTTCAAGCTGTTCGCCCTGCTGGCGGCCCTGGAGTCCGGGCTGCCGCTGGAGACCGGCTTCGCCGCGCCGAGCCGGATCGTGACCCGGTTCCCGACCGACGACGCCCGGTCCGGCTGCGGCGGGCGGTGGTGTCCGGCCAACGCCACCCCCGAGTGGATGGACGGCTACCGGACCATGTGGACCGCCTTCGGCCGCTCGGTGAACACCTACTTCGCCTGGCTCACCGAGAGGGTCGGCGCGGACCGGGTGGTGGAGATGGCCGAGCGGCTGGGCATCCGGTTCCGCGCCTCCGACGACGCCGCGCTGGCCCGGCACAGCGCCCGGGACTGGGGGGCTTTCACCCTCGGGGTCTCCTCCACCACCCCGCTCGACCTGGCCAACGCGTACGCCACGGTGGCCGCCGAGGGGACCTGGTGCGCGCCGTTGCCGGTGGTGTCGATCACCGACAGCGCCGGCCGGGAGGTGGCCGCCGCCCGGCCCGACTGCCGGCAGGTGATCGACACCGAGGTGGCCCGGGCCGCCGCCGACGCGGCCCGCTGCCCGGTCGGCGACCAGTCGATGTACCGCCGCTGCGACGGGGGCACGGCGGAGAAGCTCCGGCCGGGGCTGGGTCGCCCGGTGGCCGGCAAGACCGGCAGCTCGGAGCGGAACGAGACCGAGTCGGTGGTGGCCTTCACCCCGCAGCTCGCGGTGGCCCAGATCGCCGCCAACCCGGACGATCCGCGGGACGCCGTCGGTGCCGCCGTCCAGTCCCGGATGGTCGACGCGGTGGGCCGGATCCTGGCCGACGCCCTGTCCGACACCCCGGTCCGGGACTTCGTCCCCCCCGGCGAGTCGATCACGTACCGCCTCGCCCCCACCCCCCGCAACGGCAACTGACCCACCCCACCCCCGCCCCGCCCCCGCCCTCGCCCCACCCCCGCCCCGCCCTCGCCCCCACCCCCACCCCGCCCTCGCCCCACCCCCGCCCGTCGATCATGGAGTTGTGGTGCCCGCAGAACGGGTCAAAGCGGTCTGATCCGTCCACCACAACTCCATGATCGACAGGAGCCGGGGGTGGGGGTGGGGGCGAGGGCGAGGGCGAGGGCGGGGTGGGGTGGGTGGGGGATTAGGGGGTGGGGGTGTGGCGGGCGATGTTGCGGGCCATGCCGCCGAAGATGACGGCGTGGAAGGGGGCCACCGAGAGCCAGTAGAGGTGGCCGGGGAGGCCGCGTGGCAGGAAGACGGCGCGTTGGACGTAGCGGCTGCGGCCGTCGCCGAGAGGTTCGGCGCGCAGCTCCAGCCAGGCCCGGCCGGGCAGGCGCATCTCGGCGCGCAGCCGGAGCAGCGTGCCGGGGACGATCTCCTCGACCCGCCAGAAGTCCAGCGCCTCGCCCACCTGGAGCCGGTGCGGGTCGCGGCGGCCCCGGCGTAGCCCCACCCCGCCGACCAGCCGGTCCAGCCAACCGCGCACCGACCAGGCGAGCGGGAACGAGTACCAGCCGTGCTCACCACCGACGCCCTCGATGGTCCGCCAGAGCGCGGCCGGTGGCGCGTCGACCTCCTGCTCGCGCAGGTCGGTGTAGACCGTTCCGCCGGACCACTCCGGGTCCGTCGGCAGCGGCTCGGCCGGCGCGTCCGGACCGCTCGCGTTCGACCAGCGGGTCTCCACCTGGGCGTCGCGCACCCGGCTCAGGGCCAGCGCCACGGCGTCGTCGAAGCCGGTCAGTCCGCCCGGCGGGTCGGGCAGCCAGCGGGCGATGTCGTGCTCGTGGGTCACCGCCTCGTGGATCAGGCTCTCCACCAGGGGGCGGGCGATGGCGTTCGGCACCGGGGTGATCAACCCCACCCAGTGCGAGGAGAGCGCCGGGGTCAGCGGGCGCACCGGCACGATGATCCGGCGACGCAGCCCGGCGACCCGGGCGTACCGCTGCATCATCTCCCGGAAGGTCAGCACGTCCGGGCCGCCGATGTCGAAGGCCCGGTCCACCTCGGGCGGCAGGGTGGCACAGCCGACCAGGTAGCGCAGCACGTCCCGGACGGCGATCGGCTGGATCCGGTTGCGCACCCAGCGGGGGGTGACCATGGCCGGCAGGCGTTCGGTGAGGTAGCGCAGCATCTCGAACGAGGCCGACCCGGACCCGATGATCACGGCGGCCCGCAGCACCACGGTGGGCACCTCACCGGCCAGCAGGATCCGCGCCACCTCGGCCCGGGACCGCAGGTGCGGCGAGGCCACCCCGCCGTCCGCCGTCGGCTCCGGTCCACCCAGGTAGACGATCCGGCGTACGCCGGCCGCCGCGGCGGCCTCGGCGAAGTGGGCGGCGGCCTCCCGGTCGGCCGCCTCGAAGTCGGCCCGGCCGAGCGAGTGCACCAGGTAGTACGCGACGTCGACGCCCGCGAAGGCGGCCGGCAGCGTCTCCGGTCGGCGCAGGTCGCCCTCGACCACCTCGGCCTCGGCGGCCCAGGGCACGTCGCGGAGCCGCCCGGCCTTGCGGGCCAGGCAGCGCACCTGGTGCCCCTCGGCGAGCAGTCGGGGCGCGAGTCGTCCACCGATGTAACCGGTGGCGCCGGTGACGAGGCATCTCACGGTCACCAGTGTGCGGCTCCGTAGACTTCTTCGCTGTGGAGAACGCGAAGCGCATCTCGTGGGGGCCGTGCCCGGCGTGGCCCGGCACCGGTCCGGAGCACGTCGACCGGGCCGGCGGCTGCCGGGCGTACCGGCGTGGCTGAGCCCGGGGTGCGCGCAGCCGTGGCGGCCGACGACCGGGGCTGGCGGCTGCGCCACCTGCCGGTGCTGCTGGTCGCCTCGGCGGTGCTGGGCGCGGTGGCGGCGCTGGTCGGCGCGGTGACCGGCGGTGGTACGGCGGCGGCCGGCGCGGCGGCCGGGGTGGCGGTGACGGTGCTCAGCTACACCCTGAGCACCGTGGTGCTGGCCCGGGCCGACGCGATCAACCCGCAGCTGGTGCTTCCGCTCGGGCTGGGCCTGTACGCCGTGAAGTTCACCGTCCTGGGCGTGGTGATGGTGGCGGTGGCGTCGGCCGGGTGGGACGGGCTGGTGCCGCTCTGTGTCGGCATCGTGGCCGGGGTGGTGGTCTGGACCGGAGTGCACATCTGGTGGCTGACCAGGGTGTTTTCCCATCGACCCGGGAGCTGACCGTCCCAATTGGTGGACATCCGCGCGACTGTGGGCGTGCGGTCATTCTCTCACTGGCCGAAGGGGAGTACCGTGCCCCCAGACGAAGGAGCCCGCCCGACGCCCACACAACGACGGTTGTGCGGGGGGTGAGGCACAGCCTCGTCTCTCCGGCTGATATCGTTCGCCCCGTCATGGCTGATGACCGAACCCCCCAACCCACCGGCGGTCCGGGCGACGTTCCGACCGGCGCCGGTCAGGGCTGGACCGCGCTCTCGTACCTCATCGGGGGCATGCTCGTCTGGGGTTTCATCGGCTGGCTGGTCGACCAGTGGCTCGACTCCGGCGGCATCGCCACCGGGATCGGTGTCGTGCTCGGCATGGCCGGGGGGATCATCCTGGTCGTCCGCCGGCTCGGCACGCCTACATAGGAAGGGACGCGGTGTTCGGACAGGCGAACGTCCTGGCAGCGGGCCAGGCGGCATTCCCACCCAGCGTGGAGGACTTCTACCTGCCCAGCATCCTGCCCTGGGGTGCACACGACTCGTACTGGTTCACCAAGATCACGGCGATGGTGTGGGTCGCCGCCGGCATCCTGATCATCTTCTTCCTGGCGACCTACCGGAAGCCGCAGCTGGTCCCGACCAAGAAGCAGTGGCTCGCCGAGTCGATCTACGGCTTCGTGCGGAACAACATCGCGGTCGACATGCTCGGGCACCGGGGGGTGCGGTTCGCGCCGTACTTCACCACGCTGTTCTGCTTCGTGCTGCTGACCAACTTCTTCGCGATCGTGCCGCTGTTCCAGATCTCGCCGAACTCGCACATCGCCTTCCCGGCGATCCTCGCGGTGATCAGCTACGTGCTGTTCAACTACATCGGCATCCGGCAGCACGGCTTCGTGAAGTACTTCAAGAACTCTCTGGTTCCGCCGGCGCCCTGGTTCATCCTGCCGCTGCTGATCCCGATCGAGCTCTTCTCGACCTTCATCGTCCGGCCGTTCTCGCTGGCCGTACGTCTGTTCGCCAACATGTTCGCCGGGCACATGCTGCTGCTGGTCTTCACCCTCGGCGGCTTCGCGATGCTCAGCGCCAACGCCTGGCTGGCACCGGTCTCGGTGCTGTCCTGGGTGATGACCATCGCGCTCACCTTCCTCGAATTCCTGGTCATCTGCCTGCAGGCCTACGTCTTCACCGTCCTCACCGCAAGCTACGTGCAGGGCGCGCTCGCCGACGAGCACTGATCCACCGGGCGGGGGTTCGCCAGCGAACACCGGTCCACGGGCGGGGGCTCGCGAGCGAGCACTGGTCCACCGCAACAACCCGTTGTCGTCCCGCGTGAGAGTCACGCGAGATACCCAGGAGGAACCACACCCATGGACGCTAGCGTTCTCGCCGAGGTCACCGGCAGCACCGCCGCCATCGGCTACGGCCTCGCCGCCATCGGCCCGGGCATCGGCGTCGGCCTGGTCTTCGCCGCCTACATCCAGTCGACCGCCCGCCAGCCGGAGTCGTCCCGGATGACCCTGCCGTACGTCTGGATCGGCTTCGCCGTCATCGAGGCGCTCGCGCTGCTGGGCATCGCCTTCGGCTTCATCTGGGCCGGCTGACCCAGTCCCGCAGACCAGGAGGTCATCCATGTACTTCCTCGCCGCTGAGGGTGGTGAGTCGACGCACAACCCGATCCTTCCGATCTGGCAGGAGATCGTGGTCGGCAGCGTCGCCTTCGCCGTGCTCTGCTTCGTACTGATGAAGTTCGTCTTCCCGCGCATGGAGCAGACGTTCCAGGCCCGGGTGGACGCGATCGAGGGCGGCATCAAACGTGCCGAGGCCGCCCAGGCCGAGGCCAACCAGCTCCTCGAGCAGTACCGCGCGCAGCTCGCCGAGGCGCGTACCGACGCCGCCAAGATCCGGGACGACGCCCGGGCCGACGCGGAGGGCATCCGGCAGGACATCCTCGGCAAGGCGCGGGAAGAGTCCGACCGGATCATCGCGGCCGGCAAGGAGCAGCTCGCCGCGGAGCGGGCCACCATCGTGCGCGAGCTGCGTACCGAGGTGGGCACGATCGCGGTCGACCTGGCCAGCAAGATCGTCGGTGAGTCGCTGGCCGACGAGGCCCGCCGCAAGGGCACCGTCGACCGGTTCCTGAGCAACCTCGAGAGCACGGGGGCCCGCTGATGCAGGCCGCCAGCCGGGAGTCGTACGCCGCCGCGGCCGAGCGCCTCGACGCGTACGTCCGCGGTGCGGAGCCGTCGGCGGTGGCCACCACCGCCGACGACATCCTCGCCGTCGCCGCCCTGCTGCGGGGCGAGCCGCGGCTACGCCGGGCGCTGTCCGACCCGGCCCGCAGCGGTGCCGACCGTTCGGCGCTGCTCGACGGCATCCTGGCCGGCAAGATCGGCGCGGACGCGCTCGGCCTGCTGTCCGGCCTGGTGTCCGGCCGTTGGTCGACGCCGTCGGAGCTGCTCGACGGCACCGAGCGACTCGGGGTGGAGGCGTTGCTGGCCAGCGCCGACTCCGCCGGTGACCTCGGTGAGGTCGAGGACGAGTTGTTCCGCTTCGGTCAGGTGGTCTCCGGTCAGTCCGCGCTCTCCGCGGCGCTGGCCGACCCGGTCGCCCCGGCCGGGCAGCGGGCCGCGCTGGCCCGCGAACTGCTCGCCGGCAAGGCCCGTCCGGTCACCGTCCGCCTCGTCGAGGTGGCCCTCGGCGGGTTCGGGGGACGCTCCTTCACCGGGGCGCTCACCCGGCTGGTCGAGCTGGCCGCCGACCGGCGGGACCGCCAGGTCGCGTACGTGACCGTGGCCGCCCCGTTGAGTGAGGCCGACGAGCAGCGGCTCGGTGCCCGGCTTTCCGCGATGTACGGTCGAGAGGTTTCCGTCAAGCAGACGGTCGACCCGGAGGTGCTCGGTGGGGTGAGCGTGCGGGTCGGTTCCGACCTGTACGACGGCACCGTCCTGCGCCGCCTCAACGAGACCCGCAACGCGCTCGTGAAGCGCTGACCAGCGGCCTCGCCGCCCCTTTGATCGACGCCATTCGGACCGGTCGGTACTAGGTATCCCGGGCCCCTGATACTTAAGGAAGCAGAGGATGGCCGAGCTGACCATCTCGACGGAGGAGATCCGCGGCGCCCTGGAGCGCTACGTCTCCTCCTACTCGACCGACGTCTCCCGCGAGGAGGTCGGCACCGTCGCCGACACCGGTGACGGCATCGCCCACGTCGAGGGCCTGCCCTCGACCATGACCAACGAACTCCTGGAGTTCGAGGACGGCACGCTCGGCGTGGCGTTGAACCTCGACGTCCGGGAGATCGGTGTCGTCGTTCTCGGTGACTCCGCCAAGCTGGAGGAGGGGCAGCGCGTCAAGCGCACCGGCCGGGTGCTCTCCGTACCGGTCGGCGACGCCTTCCTCGGCCGCGTGGTCAACGCGCTCGGCCAGCCGATCGACGGCCTCGGCGACATCGCCGACGAGGGCTACCGCGAGCTGGAGCTCCAGGCCCCCAACGTGATGTCCCGGCAGTCCGTCGACGAGCCGCTGCAGACCGGTATCAAGGCGATCGACGCGATGACCCCGATCGGTCGGGGCCAGCGGCAGCTGATCATCGGCGACCGGAAGACCGGCAAGACCACCGTCGCGCTGGACACCATCCTCAACCAGCGGGACAACTGGCGCTCCGGCGACCCGAAGAAGCAGGTCCGCTGCATCTACGTCGCCATCGGCCAGAAGGCCTCCACGATCGCCTCGATCAAGGGCATCCTGGAGGACGCGGGCGCGCTGGAGTACACCACCATCGTGGCCTCCCCGGCGTCCGACCCGGCCGGCTTCAAGTACCTCGCCCCCTACACCGGCTCGTCCATCGGGCAGCACTGGATGTACGGCGGCAAGCACGTCCTGATCGTCTTCGACGACCTGAGCAAGCAGGCCGAGGCGTACCGGGCCGTGTCGCTGCTGCTGCGTCGCCCGCCGGGCCGTGAGGCGTACCCGGGTGACGTCTTCTACCTGCACTCCCGCCTGCTGGAGCGCTGCGCGAAGCTCTCCGACGAGCTGGGCGGCGGCTCGATGACCGGCCTGCCGATCATCGAGACGAAGGCCAACGACATCTCGGCCTTCATCCCGACCAACGTCATCTCCATCACCGACGGCCAGATCTTCCTGGAGTCCGACCTGTTCAACCAGGGCGTCCGGCCG
Above is a window of Micromonospora rifamycinica DNA encoding:
- a CDS encoding L-threonylcarbamoyladenylate synthase, producing the protein MLYDCRSPADRDRGVAAAIEAVKNGELVVLPTDTVYGIGADAFTPYAVRALSDARGGSQQAPPVLIGSRHTLDGLVFSLPKAARDLVEAFWPGALTIVVEHSPSLAWDLGDASGTVAVRMPLHPVALEVLRETGPMAVAAANKVGQPAAVTAEEARDQLSYSVRVYLEAGACPDPVPSTIVDLTGETPRLLRAGAIDLDQLREVAPDVLDERSA
- a CDS encoding GGDEF domain-containing protein, with product MGWLDRVDDQVDALTHARHLQEASRSAEAIVVLDRVLRTSTDPYTRADALVQRLCALINLGRTAEFTRAIEDASGAVRDLPEPYLHGHLNALAALAAHHQGALDRCVTHLVRAARALGAAEDRDRDTAWGWHDLAMAYSYLSFHGYALGAIERARQHGAAAGIPEETFAAPGIRLRNAVALDHNGDSDGCLRVLRDIAADLSRFTADGRADRLRPSSLAAYGYAAVRRAALGDPAPVGPEPARLLGYGGDSARARDMRQLGHVCLAVADERPIEAITRLDSARVSAETLGAAEASRLRSIALSRAGDHAAAHRADRRAFRLAAQRNDRLRDVYIDGIAARIDHEEMRREAARYEGEALTDPLTGLANRRQLERHVASVVSRGERVVIGVCDLDGFKAVNTTHGHHSGDLVLQRIAGVINRVMRRGDVVARYGGDEFVVVLSGAGMTEAAEVARRIDAAVRTEDWESLVPGTPVGVSIGFAEVHGGGGGTAVRDALGTAFEIADREMLRAKTRPRVC
- a CDS encoding transglycosylase domain-containing protein; this translates as MIRTHLDKAFTVLLAGVLAGLVLAAAALPLALVFGIGFGGLASSYAELPNTLRAPPTAQRSTLYAADGVTLITSFYTEDRVDVPLTKVAPVMRQAIVAAEDARFYQHRGVDPRGVVRAFTANQRDGRARQGASTLSMQYVRNVLSNDPRLTKEQRKKATEISTARKLQEMRYALALERELSKDEILTRYLNIAYFGAGAYGIAAATKRYFSTTPARLTLAQASLLAGLVRSPDTDDPINGDADAALTRRSYVLDRMVALGQVPPADAAAARDAPLALRPSRTPNDCTAVPEQRNDWGFFCDWFTQWWSDQPAFGATAAERQDNLRRGGFRIVSSLDPAVQRAAVRQVADIYDVDDPRAAPVAVVQPGTGRVLALAVNRNYSVDPNPAGQRNHPNTVNQLIAGGNGIEGYQAGSTFKLFALLAALESGLPLETGFAAPSRIVTRFPTDDARSGCGGRWCPANATPEWMDGYRTMWTAFGRSVNTYFAWLTERVGADRVVEMAERLGIRFRASDDAALARHSARDWGAFTLGVSSTTPLDLANAYATVAAEGTWCAPLPVVSITDSAGREVAAARPDCRQVIDTEVARAAADAARCPVGDQSMYRRCDGGTAEKLRPGLGRPVAGKTGSSERNETESVVAFTPQLAVAQIAANPDDPRDAVGAAVQSRMVDAVGRILADALSDTPVRDFVPPGESITYRLAPTPRNGN
- a CDS encoding SDR family oxidoreductase gives rise to the protein MRCLVTGATGYIGGRLAPRLLAEGHQVRCLARKAGRLRDVPWAAEAEVVEGDLRRPETLPAAFAGVDVAYYLVHSLGRADFEAADREAAAHFAEAAAAAGVRRIVYLGGPEPTADGGVASPHLRSRAEVARILLAGEVPTVVLRAAVIIGSGSASFEMLRYLTERLPAMVTPRWVRNRIQPIAVRDVLRYLVGCATLPPEVDRAFDIGGPDVLTFREMMQRYARVAGLRRRIIVPVRPLTPALSSHWVGLITPVPNAIARPLVESLIHEAVTHEHDIARWLPDPPGGLTGFDDAVALALSRVRDAQVETRWSNASGPDAPAEPLPTDPEWSGGTVYTDLREQEVDAPPAALWRTIEGVGGEHGWYSFPLAWSVRGWLDRLVGGVGLRRGRRDPHRLQVGEALDFWRVEEIVPGTLLRLRAEMRLPGRAWLELRAEPLGDGRSRYVQRAVFLPRGLPGHLYWLSVAPFHAVIFGGMARNIARHTPTP
- the prmC gene encoding peptide chain release factor N(5)-glutamine methyltransferase; this encodes MTSLPRHPSEGTERERPSPVVARAARTLAAAGVASARSEAEQLAAYVLEVPRGRLALADGFTPAQRDRYDALVARRADREPLQHLTGRAGFRHLELAVGPGVFVPRPETELLAGWGIERASTRPAPVVVDLCSGSGAVALAVAQEVPTARVVAVERSPAALAWLRRNAAGRAAAGDRPVEVVAADVTDPGLLADLVGAVDVLLCNPPYVPRAVVVPPEVAGFDPDEAVFGGADGLAVVRPVLRRAADLLRPGGDLGVEHDDTHGAAVPALLAADGRYTAVRAHRDLAGRPRFATASRGSDGPHAVRGPAWQTGSS
- the atpB gene encoding F0F1 ATP synthase subunit A; its protein translation is MFGQANVLAAGQAAFPPSVEDFYLPSILPWGAHDSYWFTKITAMVWVAAGILIIFFLATYRKPQLVPTKKQWLAESIYGFVRNNIAVDMLGHRGVRFAPYFTTLFCFVLLTNFFAIVPLFQISPNSHIAFPAILAVISYVLFNYIGIRQHGFVKYFKNSLVPPAPWFILPLLIPIELFSTFIVRPFSLAVRLFANMFAGHMLLLVFTLGGFAMLSANAWLAPVSVLSWVMTIALTFLEFLVICLQAYVFTVLTASYVQGALADEH
- a CDS encoding AtpZ/AtpI family protein; protein product: MADDRTPQPTGGPGDVPTGAGQGWTALSYLIGGMLVWGFIGWLVDQWLDSGGIATGIGVVLGMAGGIILVVRRLGTPT
- a CDS encoding arsenate reductase/protein-tyrosine-phosphatase family protein, giving the protein MPPFTVLHVCMGNICRSPMAERLLVLAVRERLGRLGVDPAGSDALLHSHSAGTGGWHAGEEMNPPAARQVLGRGGDVEGFAARKLRSDLIDAADLVLTATADQQEYVVALRPDAASRTFVLREFGRLLGVLDTAALPPARAVPEAVYARGVALVAAADAARQGAAAVHSDDLDDPWGRGDQCFSRVADEIEETVHPLTSALLP
- a CDS encoding ATP synthase subunit c family protein, which translates into the protein MDASVLAEVTGSTAAIGYGLAAIGPGIGVGLVFAAYIQSTARQPESSRMTLPYVWIGFAVIEALALLGIAFGFIWAG
- a CDS encoding F0F1 ATP synthase subunit B, whose amino-acid sequence is MYFLAAEGGESTHNPILPIWQEIVVGSVAFAVLCFVLMKFVFPRMEQTFQARVDAIEGGIKRAEAAQAEANQLLEQYRAQLAEARTDAAKIRDDARADAEGIRQDILGKAREESDRIIAAGKEQLAAERATIVRELRTEVGTIAVDLASKIVGESLADEARRKGTVDRFLSNLESTGAR